Genomic window (Salvelinus alpinus chromosome 13, SLU_Salpinus.1, whole genome shotgun sequence):
TCAGGTGGTTTATTGTATTGCGTCTGCGTCATGATCAATGGTCTCCAGTTAGTCAGGGATGTGGTTGAGGGATGACGCTGAGTAGATGTAGTTATCTGTGACGCGTTCTCAACACTGGGGGGTGTTTTGGGGGATGTGTAAACTAAGTAAGGGGATGTAGGTGTGTGCGATGTGTTTGAAAGGTTAGGGGTATGGGACAAAGGCTTTGGGCGTGTAGTTGTGCGTATTGTGGTATAATAGTATGtgggtgtaggtgtgtgtgatgtgttaGGAGTAGTGGTATGTGATGTGTTATAAGGGTTAGCCAGAGTGGCGGTATATGGTGTGTTTGCTGGAGTTGTAGTTGTGTGTGATGTGTTAGCATGGCTAGGTATTCTATATGTCGCCGTAGTAGCTGTGTTTGGGAGTGTTGTTGTTGTCGGTGTGCATACAGGGGTAGGTGGTGCAGCTGTGAGTGCCGTTGGAGACTTAGGGGGTTTAGTGGGATAAGGGGGTGCGCTTCTATGTAATGTCATAGCAGTGAAAGAAAGCATTGTTGTGCGTGGTGTGTTTTCAGGCTTAGGGGGTGTAATAACACAGGATGGGTTTACATGGTTTGGAGGAGAGGTTCTGTGTGGTGGGTGTACAGGGTAAGGGTGACTAGATGTGATTGAGGGTTTGGGTTGTGTATTTGGATGTGTGAGTGTCTTCGGATGCTTGAATTGTGTGCGTGGCGTGTTTGGTCTTGTGGCTACGGCGATTTGGGGAGAAAGTTTGAGCGGTGTTGGTCGGGGAATCTTACTCAAGTGAGATGGGGTCTCAAGGAAGTTGGCATCTGTACGCCTGAGTTCAATAGTTGCCTTGGTGACTGTAGCCGTCGTTGTGTGTAAGATGGTTGTGAGGCTGGCTGCCTTGTCTGAGTGTCTTTGGGAAGGTGTGTCTACGGTTTCTACTGGGTCTCTGATAGAGGTATGCAGGGGGTATGTGGGATGGGAGGCATAACCATTAGTCTGTTTCAGATCTCCGTTCTGCCATGCAGGCGCTGGGTTTTCAGGAAGATTGGGTTTCCTGTCTTTGTTGTTCTGAATAGGGGGATtacagtgggggtggggggatagagagtctgtgtgtgtccactgGCTTTGTATCCGATCCCTGTCTGCAAGCCTCAGAGGAGAGAACGtagagtctctctctttctcagtatgTGAAAGGGGAAGGTTGTTTCTGTCTGTGAGTGAAGGAGGTGCTTTCATGGCTGCTGTTCCTTCAGGGCATGCAGAGGAAGGGCTCTTATCTCCCAGACTGgcagctccagctccagctccTGGGACCACAGTCTGTCTCCCTCCACAGTGGCTGCAGATCCGCTGGGGCATTTGGAGAGGTGGGGGAGCACGTGGTCGTTTTGTATTCCCACAATATGAATATGCCAcagaatgctctttaggttttgaTTGGTCCCCTCCTCTAGAGGACATGGTTGAGACAGGCTCCGCCTCATCACTGCCATCAATACATATCCCTCCTATAGCCTCAGAGTCAACTACACTGCCATTGGTGTAGCGCATGTCCCGCCTCCCTTTGAGCTTGCTATTCCCCATGCCCCCTGATAAGTGTGGGTTAGTCTTGATTGCCCGGGCATAGCAATAAGTCCCACTTTTCCGTTGGTTGAAGAACACATTCTTTGTGAGCTTACTGGAAATCCCTTCAAAAGTCACACCCTGTTTGATCTTGGAATCTAAACTCCTCTGTTTTCCAATAACCTCTCGTTCTCTGACACTCTTAGTCTGTCTGATTCCCTCCTCTTCCTTTGGCTCCTTTGGGATGTAGCCATTGGATTTGGGAGTAATCCTGCTGTCTGATTGGACAGGGAATGTGCCAATTAGTTGCGTCCCCTGCAGGATGGGTGGGGCTCTTACACCAGGCGAAGTCTGCACTCCGATGCTGCACTGGGGACCCCATGTCAGGGGCAGCACTTCCCCGGCCCTTTCCCCTCCTACTGTCCTCCAATCACGTACCCCCACCAGGGCGGGAACTCCTAGTACTGGCACGGCAGTGGTCAGGTCAGCCGCCCGTCTCCCCATCACCTGGTCAACTGGCTCAGAGGCCTGAAAACCCTGGAGAGCTGGTGTCCACCTTCACCATTACATCTATTGGGAAAGTCAATGTTAGTTTactgtgaagagcacattatgacatCTCATTTTCAAAAGTTAAGTTTATAGTCACTTTGAATGTTTTCTCTGTGAAAATAATATGTACAGGGGAAGAACAATTGAATTCAAACAAAGTACACATGAAGGAAACTGCCAATGCTGCCCATATGCAGCAGAAATAGAGGACAAGCAGAGGTCTAAAGCTTTGATAGCAGATTGGAGATAGTCATGAATAATGGATATTTTCAGGTCTACCACAGCTTAgaacaaaaaaaatattaatttagATTATACACCTACACTGACAATAGGAGACATTATTACGTGATATAATGTGTGAGAGGTTGTTTCAGTACTGTGAGCTGGACTGCAGTACCCTTATGACACCAAGTTATCACACAGCAGGACAGGGGGGTGCATGACAGTCAAGAAACAGTCAAGCTAATTGGAGTCCTTCCTATGACCCTTGTTTACTTTTAGCTCATTATATTCCGAGCATAACAGCACGGTCTGCCCAGGCTGTGTTTCCTTCAGAGCTCATACTTCAGACATCATCTAGTCACAGCATGACTCCAGTGCTGACCTCCCTCGCTGTCTCCTCGGTTACCTGTGCCCACACTGGGCAGCCTCTTacactgtcctgtcctctcctgcatTTAGCCCACCTTGGGCAGCGGATAATGTATGCATTTATGCTAACGACTTCATTAAAACCTGACAAGGGGAAATGAATCAGTGGCTGTGTGTGCATTTAACTGACACACTAAATGTCAGGGTAcccgtatgtgtatgtgtgtttgttttactGATGCATAGAACTACAATTCAGTGGCCAAAGCAAGgacaatagtgtgtgtgtgtgtgtgtgtgtgtgtgtgtgtgtgtgtgtgtgtgtgtgtgtgtgtgtgtgtgtgtgtgtgtgtgtgtgtgtgtgtgtgtgtgtgtgtgtgtgtgtgtgtgtgtgtgtgtgtgtgtgtgtgtgtgtgtgtgtgtgcgtgcatgcaaaACCATTTTTCCCCACAGCCCACCCCCACCCTTCATGCATCGCTGTCAGAATTTGAGGCAGATCATCTATTCATTTGAGCCTGCAGGCACCACTCTGTGGCTGTCACATTGTGGATGTCGCTTGGTTACAGTCCAACTGACTCCATCTGATGTCACTCCGGAACAGTCAGTGACAAATGCCTTAACTCCTCTTCAGACACAGCTGATAAAGCTGCCATTAATTCCCTAGCACAGGCAAGAGGGGTAAACTGTGTAATTTCATCGCCACTAGATCACTGCTACCTCATTTATATCCATGACAGAGCAATACGAAACCTGTGCCATACCGTCACAGTCAATCTTGACGGGGTCACTAAACATGTTCAGGTGACTTACCATTGTTAGCGTTTGTCAAGCCCTGGGTCTAGCTGTGGTTCGACTCACTTTGTCCTAGGTGTTCTTGGTGCAGTGGGGGTCCCCCTTGCCCCCTTACCACCTTGTCCCCCTCTGTGCTCCTCTGCTTCAAGTCTTTGAGGAGGGGGGCACTGAGAGACTCTCTTATAATAAGGTTGAATTCCTTCTCCCTTTCAGTCCCTCGGTGGCACACATAAACTCACATGAATATGCACTATGCAGGCAAACAGTGGTGCAAAGCCATATTCTCTGGTGGTTAATATTCAAAAAGCTCTGAGTCACTGCTAATCTGGCTCCCTCAGACTAGGCATGTAGTCCAGCTCCGTCCTCAGTTTATTCCCTCTCTGCTTCTCTTGTTTtggtccctctcctccttcctgccTCCCTGCTCACATCACAGCAACATGATGCACTACCCTcctctcagcagcactctgtccaactctcttccactctctctctctctatccttctttctctctcactattCCCTCTcttatgcgcacacacacagatctaTGGCTGGGTGACGGGAATCAGAAATtctgctggagggagggagggagggagggagggagggagggagggagggagggagggagggagagagggagggagagagagagagagagagagagagagagagagagagagagagagagagagagagagagagagagagagagagagagagagagagagagagagagagagcgagagagagagagagagagagaaaaaaagtgacTAAAATCACAAGGGAAGGGACTGGGTGAAAAGTACTGTCAGAAAAACAAGACAGGGCACACTGCTGCAGGGTATCCCATCAGCAGAGGAGACATGACAGTTTTCCCAGTGTCTCCCAACAGATCATGTGGGTGATGAGGGTGTTTGACAGCAGTTTCTGTATACTAAACTGTTATGTTTAGTCAGAAGATTTTGTGATACAAGAAAGAAACATATTTTGGGGGGCTAATTTAAACATAGTTTTTTCCTAATATACTAGTGACAACATGTTATGCTTATGATTATATTCTGGAGGTAATACTGccatagactgtgtgtgtgtgtgtgtgtgtgtgtgtgtgtgtgtgtgtgtgtgtgtgtgtgtgtgtgtgtgtgtgtgtgtgtgtgtgtgtgtgtgtgtgtgtgtgtgtgtgtgtgtgtgtgtgtgtgtgtgtgtgtgtgtgtgtgtgtgtgtgtgtgtgtgtgtgtgtgtgtgtgtgtgtgtgtgtgtgtgtgtgtgtgtgtgtgtgtgtgtgtgtgagagagagtgtgtccatATAACCTTGTGTGTAACCCTACACACAACAGCAGCTATCAGGTAAAGCCACAATGAAATCCAATATTCATCTTCATAATATGATGTTATGTTCTCCATATGCAGGGAATCAGGATTATACTCTGTTTAGCTGAAAAGCTGTTTGAAATAACCCAACATGTATTTTAACAGTGTATACAGTGTAACGGCACATTGTTTAACTCAGCTtgttattttatacttttttattACCCCTTATTCTGAGTTGTAGCGCAGTCATAGATTGTTTATGTTTTTATTGGGTATTGCTGCCATCTACTGTCTCAAAATATACCACTCCTCTGAACAACTCCATAAACTCATGCTGATGATAAGAAGTTATTTCAGTATGTTTAAGTTTTATATATCCATTAAACCCCAGACACTGGCCAATATAATGTTGAATCACACACAAGTGTCACATTTTATATTTGTCAATCTTGCATTTATTAGTGGAAGTAAATTGCAGTTGTTGATTCAAGGATTATCCTCATCACGTGTATGGTTCATTTCACTTTGGGAGAGAAGGAAGCCACTGAAGGTAGCACGGTTATTTGGGTCATCAGCAAGCCTCTTTCTGCATACCCCATCACTCTCCTCCAGATGTGGTACAGCTGCATTAGATGCAAACCCTCTATAACCAGCAGTATCAATTTCATCAACATACAATACTGACGTAACATTATTATACAGCTGAGCATCCACATAGTTTGCACTGTTACCGCAAAGGGTAAATCTGATGCAGTAGACCCCTCTCTGGTGTAGACTCTCTGGTGTAAATCTGAAGCAGTAGACCCCTCTCTGGTGTAGACTCTCTGGTGTAAATCTGAAGCAGTAGACCCCTCTCTGGTGTAGACTCTCTGGTGTAAATCTGAAGCAGTAGACCCCTCTTTGGTGTAGACTCTCTGGTGTAAACCTGAAGCAGTA
Coding sequences:
- the LOC139537161 gene encoding mucin-2-like, whose product is MGRRAADLTTAVPVLGVPALVGVRDWRTVGGERAGEVLPLTWGPQCSIGVQTSPGVRAPPILQGTQLIGTFPVQSDSRITPKSNGYIPKEPKEEEGIRQTKSVREREVIGKQRSLDSKIKQGVTFEGISSKLTKNVFFNQRKSGTYCYARAIKTNPHLSGGMGNSKLKGRRDMRYTNGSVVDSEAIGGICIDGSDEAEPVSTMSSRGGDQSKPKEHSVAYSYCGNTKRPRAPPPLQMPQRICSHCGGRQTVVPGAGAGAASLGDKSPSSACPEGTAAMKAPPSLTDRNNLPLSHTEKERDSTFSPLRLADRDRIQSQWTHTDSLSPHPHCNPPIQNNKDRKPNLPENPAPAWQNGDLKQTNGYASHPTYPLHTSIRDPVETVDTPSQRHSDKAASLTTILHTTTATVTKATIELRRTDANFLETPSHLSKIPRPTPLKLSPQIAVATRPNTPRTQFKHPKTLTHPNTQPKPSITSSHPYPVHPPHRTSPPNHVNPSCVITPPKPENTPRTTMLSFTAMTLHRSAPPYPTKPPKSPTALTAAPPTPVCTPTTTTLPNTATTATYRIPSHANTSHTTTTPANTPYTATLANPYNTSHTTTPNTSHTPTPTYYYTTIRTTTRPKPLSHTPNLSNTSHTPTSPYLVYTSPKTPPSVENASQITTSTQRHPSTTSLTNWRPLIMTQTQYNKPPDPSDRSHNKITFTKTHTEQTTAYHANTHKRFVVEPIMHANVYPKLLTVSSRNTHCTPVIMSQTDEERDSRMSNASQVTDLPECIAEKDANKEGEKQGHFATNLRLVSEPQIRSHTEHIPSSAFHTHGNTTSTFTLDGQIYTNDAPPSVTPQTQADPKALIATQTNTTVHVKPVTKTPNHRNTDFSSTSTPNKHTSPTHRLIPRARPYTITELLTHTPIDPECYRLLPPSRMAHLASYTLTHPNQTHQMIHPVLPFLSSSSTTPQPSQDDPRLAHSHPADAALLLPPSPQCSRPAPLQRRLQFVEANLAANQDRITTLLNIIQDLEMSQALGKGRRCYRTGQDLRECSTCQKTACIVYSVEYDFRQQERRFLEVLNPQRADNNATTFPPSLPHNPTLLTNAITKTMTKSKVKSKKLCKTLFRWLPRKIQRTKSSFHQLSPDHLNS